The following coding sequences lie in one Pseudoxanthomonas sp. SE1 genomic window:
- the acpP gene encoding acyl carrier protein: protein MSSIEERVKKIVVEQLGVKEEEVTTSASFVDDLGADSLDTVELVMALEEEFECEIPDEEAEKITSVQQAIDYVKAHVKA from the coding sequence ATGAGCAGCATCGAAGAACGCGTCAAGAAAATCGTCGTCGAACAACTCGGCGTGAAGGAAGAGGAAGTCACCACCAGCGCATCGTTCGTCGATGACCTGGGCGCCGACTCGCTGGACACCGTTGAACTGGTGATGGCGCTGGAAGAAGAGTTCGAATGCGAAATTCCGGACGAGGAAGCCGAGAAGATCACTTCGGTGCAGCAGGCCATCGATTACGTCAAGGCGCACGTCAAGGCGTAA
- the fabF gene encoding beta-ketoacyl-ACP synthase II produces the protein MGLVSPLGNDMASSWDGIVNGRSGLGPITTFDTEGYSTKIAGEIRGFDPTTFVPPKDVKKMDSFIHYGLAASLMAMDDAGLEVTESNAERIGAIIGAGIGGILGIEETAVKLHEGGPRKISPFYIPSTIINMLPGHLSIMKGLKGPGYSAVSACATSNHSIGIAMRSIQYGDADVMVAGGAERGSSPTSVGGFCAMKAMSTRNDDPARASRPWDKDRDGFVLGDGAGILVLEEYEHAKARGARIYCELAGFGASQDAYHMTAPSENGEGPSRCMLSALKDAGLNADQVEYLNAHGTSTPLGDLAETLAMKRALGDHAYKIMVSSTKSMTGHLLGAAGGAEAIFSVLAIHHGIIPPTINLDEPGEGCDLDYVPHTAREKKIDVAVSNGFGFGGTNGTLVFKRI, from the coding sequence ATGGGCCTGGTGTCCCCCCTGGGCAATGACATGGCCAGCAGCTGGGACGGCATCGTCAACGGACGGTCGGGCCTGGGCCCGATCACCACCTTCGATACCGAGGGCTACAGCACCAAGATCGCGGGCGAGATCCGCGGTTTCGATCCCACTACCTTCGTGCCGCCGAAGGACGTGAAGAAGATGGACTCGTTCATCCACTACGGACTGGCCGCATCGCTGATGGCGATGGACGACGCCGGGCTGGAAGTGACTGAGTCCAATGCCGAGCGCATCGGCGCCATCATCGGCGCGGGCATCGGCGGCATCCTCGGCATCGAGGAAACCGCGGTGAAGCTGCACGAAGGCGGTCCGCGCAAGATTTCCCCGTTCTACATCCCCAGCACCATCATCAACATGCTGCCGGGCCACCTGAGCATCATGAAGGGGCTGAAAGGCCCCGGCTATTCGGCAGTGTCCGCCTGCGCCACCTCGAACCATTCGATCGGCATCGCCATGCGCAGCATCCAGTACGGCGACGCCGACGTGATGGTCGCCGGCGGCGCCGAGCGGGGCTCGTCGCCGACGTCGGTGGGCGGCTTCTGCGCGATGAAGGCCATGTCCACCCGCAACGACGATCCGGCACGCGCGTCGCGTCCGTGGGACAAGGACCGCGACGGCTTCGTGCTGGGCGACGGTGCCGGCATCCTCGTGTTGGAGGAATACGAACATGCCAAGGCGCGTGGCGCACGCATCTATTGCGAGCTGGCCGGCTTCGGTGCCTCGCAGGACGCGTACCACATGACCGCGCCCAGCGAGAACGGCGAGGGTCCTTCACGCTGCATGCTGTCCGCGCTGAAGGATGCGGGCCTGAATGCCGACCAGGTCGAGTACCTCAACGCGCACGGCACCTCCACGCCGCTGGGCGACCTGGCCGAAACGCTGGCCATGAAGCGCGCGCTGGGCGACCACGCGTACAAGATCATGGTCAGTTCCACCAAGTCGATGACCGGCCACCTGCTGGGTGCGGCGGGCGGCGCGGAAGCGATCTTCTCCGTGCTGGCCATCCACCACGGCATCATCCCGCCGACCATCAACCTGGACGAACCGGGCGAAGGTTGCGACCTGGACTACGTGCCACACACGGCGCGCGAGAAGAAGATCGACGTGGCCGTGTCGAACGGCTTCGGCTTCGGCGGCACCAACGGCACGCTGGTGTTCAAGCGGATCTGA
- a CDS encoding aminodeoxychorismate synthase component I has product MIETRALPSDTDLLALHRQDPQRYPVLLESVASGTAQGRWDFLLVADGTGLRLDADGITRNLHGDVEAGDFLAALDRHWQAQRTPREEPRWPFRGGWALLLAYELAQQVEPVLRLPQTPDTQPVALALRCPAAVLRDRSTGDCVVVAEAGRSELMARTLDDVARAAHMPPLPAWQPPFRIDEDAPQHFTDGVERILDYLRAGDIFQVNLSRAWHARFEARLDPAALYARLRTANPAPFAGLFATPGWTVVSSSPERLVSVRGEVVETRPIAGTRPRFAGDDDAARIRELVGHPKERAEHVMLIDLERNDLGRVCTPGSVQVDELMTVESYAHVHHIVSNVRGHLRADATPGEVIRATFPGGTITGCPKVRCMQIIAELEQTPRGAYTGAFGWLNRDGDLDLNILIRSAEIVADGPGSVARFRTGAGIVADSVPDKELDETRAKARGVLRALEA; this is encoded by the coding sequence ATGATCGAAACCCGCGCGCTTCCTTCAGACACCGACCTGCTGGCACTGCATCGCCAGGATCCGCAGCGCTACCCCGTGCTGCTGGAATCCGTCGCGTCGGGCACGGCGCAGGGACGCTGGGATTTCCTGCTGGTGGCCGACGGCACCGGGTTGCGCCTGGATGCGGACGGGATCACCCGCAACCTGCACGGCGATGTGGAGGCGGGTGACTTCCTGGCCGCGCTCGATCGGCACTGGCAGGCACAGCGCACGCCGCGCGAAGAGCCGCGCTGGCCGTTCCGCGGCGGCTGGGCGCTGCTGCTGGCGTACGAACTGGCGCAGCAGGTCGAACCCGTCCTGCGACTGCCACAGACACCCGATACGCAACCCGTCGCGCTCGCACTGCGATGCCCCGCCGCCGTGTTGCGCGACCGCAGCACGGGCGACTGCGTCGTCGTCGCGGAAGCGGGGCGGAGCGAATTGATGGCGCGCACGCTCGATGACGTCGCACGCGCGGCACACATGCCGCCACTGCCGGCATGGCAGCCGCCGTTCCGCATCGACGAAGACGCACCACAGCACTTCACCGACGGCGTCGAGCGCATCCTCGACTACCTGCGTGCCGGCGACATCTTCCAGGTCAATCTATCGCGTGCATGGCATGCGCGCTTCGAAGCGCGACTGGATCCGGCCGCGCTGTATGCCCGGCTGCGCACCGCCAACCCCGCGCCGTTCGCCGGCCTGTTCGCCACGCCAGGCTGGACCGTGGTGAGCTCGTCGCCCGAGCGCCTGGTCTCCGTGCGTGGCGAGGTGGTCGAAACCCGCCCCATCGCCGGCACGCGCCCCCGCTTCGCGGGCGACGACGATGCCGCACGCATCCGTGAACTCGTCGGCCATCCGAAAGAGCGCGCCGAACACGTCATGCTGATCGATCTTGAGCGCAACGACCTGGGCCGCGTCTGCACGCCCGGCAGCGTGCAGGTGGACGAGCTGATGACGGTGGAGAGCTACGCGCACGTGCACCACATCGTCAGCAACGTGCGTGGCCACCTGCGCGCCGATGCCACGCCCGGCGAGGTCATCCGCGCCACCTTTCCCGGCGGCACCATCACCGGCTGCCCCAAGGTGCGCTGCATGCAGATCATCGCCGAGCTGGAGCAGACCCCCCGCGGTGCCTACACCGGCGCCTTCGGCTGGCTGAACCGCGACGGCGACCTGGACCTGAACATCCTCATCCGCAGCGCCGAGATCGTTGCCGACGGCCCCGGCAGCGTGGCCCGCTTCCGCACCGGCGCCGGGATCGTGGCCGATTCGGTCCCGGACAAGGAGTTGGACGAGACCCGCGCCAAGGCCCGTGGCGTGCTGCGGGCGCTGGAAGCCTGA
- the mltG gene encoding endolytic transglycosylase MltG, giving the protein MASALKRGCRFIVITFLLLLALVAGAAFWLWQGHRGFADSAMGGVSADATLEVASGDAFPTVLRKLREQGVSHGTDLQWRLLARETNTASQLKVGEYALDPALTPRELLQRMREGRTLQYRFTLVEGWNIRQVRAALRNATPLQQKTAQMSDAELMAALGHEGQHPEGRFLPETYVYTRSETDLDVLKRAYAAMEKAVDAAWQARAQDIPLQSAEEALILASIIEKETGIAEERPAIAGVFARRLKIGMPLQTDPTVIYGIGSSYDGNIRRRDLTTDTPYNTYTRKGLTPTPIAMPGVDALRAAVNPADGDALYFVAVGDGSGRHIFSATLAEHNAAVARYLVTRRETLRKAEAP; this is encoded by the coding sequence GTGGCGTCAGCTCTCAAGCGCGGTTGCCGCTTCATCGTCATCACCTTCCTCCTGTTGCTGGCCCTGGTGGCCGGCGCGGCGTTCTGGCTGTGGCAGGGCCACCGCGGGTTCGCCGACTCCGCCATGGGCGGTGTCAGCGCCGACGCCACGCTGGAGGTCGCCAGCGGCGATGCCTTCCCGACCGTGCTGCGCAAACTGCGCGAACAAGGGGTGTCGCATGGCACCGACCTGCAATGGCGCCTGCTCGCGCGCGAGACCAACACCGCCAGCCAGCTCAAGGTGGGCGAGTACGCGCTGGATCCGGCGCTGACTCCGCGCGAACTGCTGCAACGCATGCGCGAAGGGCGCACGCTGCAGTACCGCTTCACCCTCGTCGAGGGCTGGAACATCCGCCAGGTGCGCGCCGCGCTGCGCAACGCCACGCCCCTGCAGCAGAAGACCGCGCAGATGAGCGATGCCGAACTGATGGCGGCGCTCGGTCACGAAGGGCAGCATCCGGAAGGCCGCTTCCTGCCCGAAACCTACGTCTACACGCGCAGCGAAACCGACCTCGACGTGCTCAAGCGTGCGTACGCGGCGATGGAGAAGGCGGTCGATGCCGCCTGGCAGGCGCGTGCGCAGGACATCCCGCTGCAGTCGGCGGAAGAGGCGCTGATTCTGGCCTCGATCATCGAGAAGGAAACCGGCATCGCCGAGGAACGTCCCGCCATCGCCGGCGTGTTCGCGCGGCGGCTGAAGATCGGCATGCCGCTGCAGACCGATCCCACCGTCATCTACGGCATCGGCAGCAGCTACGACGGCAACATCCGCCGCCGCGACCTGACCACCGACACGCCGTACAACACCTACACCCGCAAGGGCCTGACACCGACGCCCATCGCCATGCCCGGCGTGGACGCGCTGCGCGCGGCGGTGAATCCGGCGGACGGCGACGCACTGTACTTCGTTGCGGTCGGCGACGGCAGCGGCCGGCACATCTTCTCGGCCACGCTCGCCGAGCACAATGCTGCGGTCGCGCGTTACCTGGTCACGCGCCGCGAAACCCTGCGCAAGGCGGAAGCGCCATGA